CAATGACGTTTACTCGATAGTCCGGCAGGGTGGGCCTCGAACCCGCCAAAGACCCTGATCCTGTAGGGCGGGTCCGTCTTCGCCTGCGCGCCGCGGCGTGAACCCGCCAAAAACTGAAAACATGAAGCAGTCGCCAATAGACAGAGAGGAATACAATGAGCAAGACAGAGGAAAACTTAAAAGCCGCCTTCGCCGGTGAATCGCAGGCCCGTAACAAGTACCAATTCTGGGCGAAAGTAGCCAAGAAAGAGGGCTACCACTATATCGCCAAGATTTTTGAAGAAACAGCGGCCAACGAGATGCGTCACGCCAAAGACGAATTCGCCCTGCTCGACGGAATCGGCGACACTGCCGCCAACCTGCAGGCAGCCGCCGAGGGTGAACATTACGAGACAGTCGAGATGTATCCGACTTTCGCCAAGGAAGCAGCCGAAGAGGGCAACAAGAAAGCGGCGGCGCTATTCAAACTGATCGCCAAGATCGAAGCCCACCATCGAGACCGGTACCGAAAGCTTCTTGAGATGGTCAAGACCGGGACGGTGTACAAGCGCGACGAGCCGATCAAGTGGAAATGTTCGGTCTGCGGATACATTCATGAAGGCACCGAGCCACCGGGCAAGTGTCCCTGCTGCGCTCATGGACTTGAGCATTTCGAGCCAGCCAATATGGATTTTTAGTCTTCGTAGGGCGGGTCCGTCTTCGCCTGCGCGCCGCGGCGTGAACCCGCCAATGGGCGTGGCCCGGACTTTGGGGCAGGTTGATTAAGTCGCTTTTCTTTGGTGGCGTTGGGCGACCCCGCCCGACGC
This DNA window, taken from Candidatus Zixiibacteriota bacterium, encodes the following:
- a CDS encoding rubrerythrin family protein is translated as MSKTEENLKAAFAGESQARNKYQFWAKVAKKEGYHYIAKIFEETAANEMRHAKDEFALLDGIGDTAANLQAAAEGEHYETVEMYPTFAKEAAEEGNKKAAALFKLIAKIEAHHRDRYRKLLEMVKTGTVYKRDEPIKWKCSVCGYIHEGTEPPGKCPCCAHGLEHFEPANMDF